In Leptospira stimsonii, one DNA window encodes the following:
- a CDS encoding TCR/Tet family MFS transporter produces MNARRPAALGFIFVTVLIDVIGFGIIIPVLPKLIQELTQGTLSEAALTGGGLMFAYSLVQFVSAPFVGSLSDRFGRRPILLASLFGFTLDYLFLAFAPSIFWLFVGRVIAGIMGASFTTGYAYIADISPPEKRAANFGILGAAFGLGFIIGPVLGGLLGQYGSRAPFLAAAGLTLINWLFGFFILPESLSKENRRKFEWKKSNPIGSLLNLERYPMILGLVVAFFLINTAAHAVQGTWNYYTMEKFQWDEEMVGYSLGVVGFVYALTLGVLIRLILPILGQNRSIYLGLALSALGYALFALATQSWMMFVFLIPYCFGGIAMPPLQGIMSSQVPENEQGELQGALTSLTSVTAIIGPLLMTGLFAYFTGKNAPFYSPEAPLWMGVILTLLSLWIAVGSLRKHHS; encoded by the coding sequence ATGAATGCTAGACGTCCCGCCGCTTTAGGTTTTATCTTTGTAACCGTCCTCATCGATGTCATCGGATTTGGAATTATCATCCCCGTTCTCCCGAAATTAATTCAAGAGTTGACCCAGGGCACGTTGAGCGAGGCCGCTTTGACCGGTGGAGGGCTTATGTTTGCCTATTCTCTCGTTCAATTCGTAAGCGCCCCTTTTGTGGGTAGTTTGAGTGATCGTTTTGGGAGAAGACCCATTCTTCTTGCCTCCTTATTCGGTTTTACTCTGGATTATTTATTTTTAGCCTTTGCTCCTTCCATCTTCTGGTTGTTTGTCGGACGTGTCATTGCGGGTATCATGGGAGCAAGTTTTACGACTGGATACGCGTACATTGCGGATATCAGTCCTCCGGAAAAGCGAGCGGCGAATTTTGGAATCTTAGGGGCGGCCTTTGGACTCGGTTTTATCATCGGTCCCGTTCTCGGAGGTCTTTTGGGGCAATACGGATCTCGGGCACCTTTTTTGGCCGCGGCGGGTCTGACTCTGATCAACTGGCTTTTCGGATTTTTTATTCTACCGGAATCCTTATCTAAGGAGAATCGAAGGAAGTTTGAATGGAAAAAATCGAATCCAATCGGTTCTCTTCTCAATCTAGAACGTTATCCTATGATCTTAGGATTGGTCGTCGCGTTTTTCCTAATCAACACCGCCGCTCACGCGGTTCAGGGAACTTGGAATTATTATACGATGGAAAAGTTTCAGTGGGACGAAGAGATGGTCGGGTATTCTCTCGGGGTAGTGGGGTTCGTTTATGCGCTCACTCTCGGTGTACTGATTCGATTGATTCTTCCGATCCTCGGTCAGAATCGGAGTATTTATCTTGGTTTGGCTTTGAGCGCGCTCGGATATGCGTTATTCGCGCTTGCCACTCAAAGTTGGATGATGTTCGTCTTTCTGATTCCCTATTGTTTTGGAGGAATCGCGATGCCTCCTTTGCAGGGAATCATGTCTTCTCAGGTTCCCGAAAACGAGCAGGGAGAATTACAAGGAGCTCTTACGAGTTTGACAAGTGTCACCGCGATCATCGGTCCACTTTTGATGACCGGGTTGTTTGCGTATTTTACGGGAAAGAATGCCCCTTTTTATTCGCCCGAAGCGCCTCTTTGGATGGGAGTTATTTTAACATTGCTGAGTCTTTGGATCGCCGTAGGATCCCTTAGAAAACATCATTCTTAA